A part of Ammospiza caudacuta isolate bAmmCau1 chromosome 5, bAmmCau1.pri, whole genome shotgun sequence genomic DNA contains:
- the DDX11 gene encoding ATP-dependent DNA helicase DDX11: MESGAADPGAGRFPFPYTPYRIQEQFMEALYAALEAGRVGIFESPTGTGKSLSLICGALAWLRDWEEKRRQEEEQLLALGQDAPSPQQGSADTAGQPDWVTAFVQRKEERDKVDRLKEEQIRRKKREERLEKIRQNVQLKYAAKRKRCEEDEAKRLLQLSKEALSQGAGEDALDQLDHNEEELIVAEYESDDEKKVVSGLEEEDDDDLEEEHVTKIYYCSRTHSQLSQFVREVQKSPFGKDTRLVSLGSRQNLCVNEEVRRLGALQLINDRCMEMQKNKHEKKSSEENGGKKRRVSHTVCPFYSFEQMQFLRDEVLVEVKDIEQLVSLGREAKACPYYGSRFAIPAAQLVVLPYQMLLHEPTRNAAGIKLKDQVVIIDEAHNLIDTITCIHSAEVSGSQLCCAHSQLSQYMERYRKRLKAKNLMYIKQILYLLEQFVAVLGGNVNQNPGCQAVSQTGTVLKSINDFLFQSQIDNINLFKVQRYCEKSLISRKLFGFVERYGGPASAVKTNKENQKVAGLQDFLLTLQQGSDKEGTPQSPPMEAEHEQLRAASPLMQIEGFLSALTNANQDGRVILNKQGTVAQSSLKFLLLNPAVHFAKVVEECRAVIIAGGTMQPVADFREQLLCCAGVDPARIVEFSCGHVIPPENILPIILCSGPSNQQLEFTYQTRDLPQMMDETGRILCNLCNVIPGGVVCFFPSYEYEKQVYGHWERTGLLSRLAARKKIFQEPKKANQVEQVLVEYAKCIKRCSQTGGQMTGALLLSVVGGKMSEGINFSDDLGRCVIMVGMPYPNIKSPELQEKMTWLDKTMPRAGGQAPSRVLIENLCMKAVNQSIGRAIRHQKDFASIVLLDHRYARPAIFNKLPQWIRERTQVKPAFGSAFAELRKFHRGKLDGL; encoded by the exons ATGGAGAGCGGGGCGGCGGATCCCGGAGCAGGCCGGTTCCCGTTCCCCTACACTCCGTACCGCATCCAGGAGCAGTTCATGGAGGCGCTGTACGCCGCGCTGGAGGCCGGCCGGGTCGGCATCTTCGAGAGCCCCACGGGCACG GGAAAATCGCTGAGCCTCATCTGCGGGGCCCTGGCCTGGCTCCGGGACTGGGAGGAGAAGCggcggcaggaggaggagcagctgctggcgcTCGGGCAGGACGCGCCGAGCCCGCAGCAGGGCAGCGCGGACACGGCCGGGCAGCCGGACTGGGTCACGGCCTTCGtgcagaggaaggaggagcGCGACAAGGTGGACAGGCTGAAG GAAGAGCAGATCAGAAGGAAAAAGCGAGAAGAGCGTCTTGAGAAAATTCGGCAAAATGTGCAGTTAAAATATGCAGCAAAGAGGAAG AGATGTGAGGAGGATGAGGCAAAGCGCCTTCTTCAGCTCAGCAAGGAGGCTCTTtcacagggagctggagaggatgCTCTCGACCAGCTGGATCACAACGAGGAGGAGCTGATTGTTGCTGAATATGAGAGTGATGATGAAAAGAAAGTGGTATCTGG gctggaagaagaagatgatgatgatttGGAAGAGGAGCATGTGACTAAG ATCTACTACTGCAGCCGCACCcactcccagctgtcccagttCGTGCGGGAGGTGCAGAAAAGTCCTTTTGGCAAAGACACGCGTCTGGTCTCCTTGGGATCCAGGCAG AATCTGTGTGTGAATGAGGAGGTGCGACGCCTGGGCGCACTCCAGCTCATCAATGACCGCTGCATGGAGATGCAGAAGAACAAACATG AAAAGAAGAGCAGTGAGGAGAATGGGGGGAAGAAGAGACGTGTGAGTCACACCGTGTGCCCGTTTTATTCCTTTGAGCAAATGCAGTTTCTCCGTGATGAAGTTCTGGTGGAAGTGAAGGATATTGAGCAGTTGGTGTCCTTGGGAAGGGAGGCCAAAGCCTGCCCCTATTATGGGAGTCGATTTGCTATCCCTGCTGCTCAG CTGGTGGTGCTGCCCTATCAGATGCTTTTGCATGAGCCTACCAGGAACGCTGCTGGCATCAAGCTGAAGGACCAGGTTGTGATCATTGACGAGGCTCACAACCTCATAGACACCATCACCTGCATCCACAGCGCCGAGGTCAGCGGCTCTCAG ctgtgctgtgcccactcCCAGCTGTCGCAGTACATGGAGCGATACAG GAAACGTTTGAAGGCAAAGAACTTGATGTACATTAAGCAGATCTTGTATTTACTGGAGCAgtttgtggctgtgctgggag GTAATGTGAACCAGAATCCTGGATGTCAGGCAGTTTCCCAAACAG gAACAGTACTAAAATCCATCAATGACTTTCTGTTTCAGAGCCAGATTGACAACATCAACCTCTTCAAG GTTCAGCGCTACTGTGAGAAGAGCCTCATCAGCAGGAAG CTTTTTGGGTTTGTGGAGCGATATGGGGGCCCTGCCTCAGCTGTGAAGACCAACAAGGAGAACCAGAAGGTGGCTGGTTTGCAGGACTTTCTTCTGACACTTCAGCAGGGATCTGATAAGGAGG GTaccccccagagccctcccatGGAGGCTGAGCACGAGCAGCTCCGAGCTGCCTCTCCACTGATGCAGATTGAAGGATTCCTCTCAGCCCTCACAAATGCAAACCAAGATGGCAGAGTCATTCTCAACAAGCAAG gcacagttgctcagagcagcctcaaATTCCTCTTGCTGAATCCAGCTGTCCACTTTGCCAAGGTTGTGGAAGAATGCCGTGCTGTCATCATTGCTGGGGGCACCATGCAGCCG GTGGCTGATTTCcgagagcagctgctgtgctgtgctggcgTGGACCCTGCCCGGATCGTGGAGTTCTCCTGTG GACATGTGATTCctccagaaaatattttacccATCATCCTCTGCAGTGGTCCTTCCAACCAGCAGCTGGAGTTCACTTACCAGACCAGAGACCTGCCTCAGATG ATGGATGAGACAGGTCGAATCCTTTGCAACCTGTGCAATGTGATCCCAGGAGGTGTGGTGTGCTTCTTCCCCTCCTACGAGTACGAGAAGCAGGTGTATGGACACTGGGAGaggacagggctgctctcccGCCTGGCAGCCAGGAAAAAG ATCTTTCAGGAGCCTAAGAAAGCCAACCAGGTGGAGCAGGTGCTGGTGGAATATGCCAAATGCATAAAG CGCTGCAGCCAGACAGGAGGACAGATGACAGGGGCCCTGCTGCTTTCTGTAGTTGGAGGCAAAATGAGTGAAGGGATCAATTTCTCTGATGACCTGGGAAG GTGTGTGATTATGGTGGGAATGCCTTACCCCAACATTAAATCTCCAGAACTCCAGGAAAAAATGACCTGGCTTGATAAAACAATG cccagagctggtggCCAGGCACCGAGCAGAGTGCTGATTGAAAACCTGTGCATGAAGGCAGTAAACCAGTCAATAG GCAGAGCCATTCGCCACCAGAAGGACTTTGCAAGCATCGTGCTCCTGGACCACAGGTACGCACGCCCTGCCATCTTCAACAAACTGCCCCAGTGGATCAGGGAGAGGACCCAGGTGAAACCTGCCTTTGGATCAGCATTTGCTGAGTTAAGAAAG TTCCATCGAGGCAAGCTGGATGGTCTGTGA